Proteins encoded within one genomic window of Streptomyces rubradiris:
- a CDS encoding ROK family protein, producing the protein MHTDLVAALDIGGTKIAGALVDGGGRLLVRAQRPTPARQDGETVMRAVAEVLGELSASPLWDRAGAVGIGSAGPVDASAGTVSPVNVPGWRDFPLVDRVRTVTEGLPVELIGDGVAITAAEHWQGAARGHDNALCMVVSTGVGGGLVLGGRLHPGPTGNAGHIGHISVDLDGDPCPCGARGCVERIASGPNIARRALERGWRPGPDGDTSAAAVAAAARAGDPVAVASFERAARALAAGIAATATLVEIDIAVIGGGVGKAGDVLFAPLRKALTDYATLSFVRRLTVVPARMGTDAGLVGAAAAALTRTSGTTAASR; encoded by the coding sequence ATGCACACCGACCTCGTGGCGGCCCTGGACATCGGCGGCACCAAGATCGCCGGCGCGCTGGTGGACGGCGGCGGACGCCTGCTGGTCCGCGCCCAGCGCCCCACGCCCGCCCGGCAGGACGGCGAAACGGTCATGCGGGCCGTGGCGGAGGTGCTCGGCGAGCTGTCCGCCTCGCCCCTGTGGGACCGGGCCGGCGCGGTCGGCATCGGCAGCGCCGGCCCGGTGGACGCCTCGGCGGGCACCGTGAGCCCGGTGAACGTGCCGGGCTGGCGAGACTTCCCGCTGGTCGACCGGGTGCGCACGGTCACCGAGGGGCTGCCGGTCGAGCTGATCGGCGACGGAGTCGCGATCACCGCCGCCGAGCACTGGCAGGGCGCCGCGCGGGGTCACGACAACGCGCTGTGCATGGTGGTCTCCACCGGCGTCGGCGGCGGCCTGGTCCTCGGCGGGCGGCTGCACCCGGGGCCCACCGGCAACGCCGGGCACATCGGCCACATCAGCGTCGACCTCGACGGCGACCCCTGCCCGTGCGGCGCGCGCGGCTGTGTGGAGCGCATCGCCAGTGGCCCCAACATCGCCCGCCGGGCGCTGGAGCGGGGCTGGCGCCCCGGCCCCGACGGCGACACCTCGGCCGCCGCGGTGGCCGCCGCGGCCCGCGCGGGCGACCCGGTCGCCGTCGCCTCCTTCGAGCGGGCGGCGCGGGCGCTGGCCGCCGGGATCGCGGCCACCGCGACCCTGGTCGAGATCGACATCGCGGTGATCGGCGGCGGGGTCGGCAAGGCGGGCGACGTCCTGTTCGCCCCGCTGCGCAAGGCCCTCACCGACTACGCGACCCTGTCCTTCGTGCGGCGGCTGACCGTCGTACCCGCCCGCATGGGCACCGACGCCGGCCTGGTCGGCGCGGCGGCAGCGGCCCTGACCCGCACTTCGGGCACGACCGCGGCGAGCCGCTAG
- a CDS encoding FtsX-like permease family protein: MIRLALVTVRHRWWAFAGTFAGTALAVALVAACGTLLFSALSAPAGADRYASADAVVSAQRQVTVRDGDKSKTRPLPGAPALPDGLEGRLASVPGVAQVTKDVSFYAQPLSADGDPVGGEGGAPVMGHAWSSAALTPFRLTAGHAPGTGDVVLDEGLARQASVRPGDQVRLALSEKVTAFQVAGIATAQDGPQLASQGAVFFSHRDAARLARPGDSAALALRFTPGADSGRVLGAVRSAAGPRLRVLTGDERVQADAPAVLVSYTGAVGVFGSMAGITVFAALFVIAGTIAFAARQRLRELALLRTLGATPRQVRRLLGLEAWAVGLAAAVAGAPLGLWSAGWLGKGFVDTGAVPASLEVRGGVLPLLIAAGAGLVVARLAAFFAGRRAARIAPAEAMRESAAAPAGGGLVRLVLGAILVAGAVAVLVFTPMRGGIGVGMGFIACALLICGAAAVGPWVVRVVCTVLAGLLPGTAGRLAAANARRFPLRAAGAALPLALMFALNATMLLNSTLLADLTSRAHTDRVAPARQTLTAPGSPGLPLDAYRAAARMPGITDVDATLPMEVMVRKGGKPQHYPAQGLYRAGRGVLDLEVTQGSLSKLGEGVAVSTDLAAGQHWQVGDTASLWLPDGTRVAKPVVALYARSAGFGEILLPGRVAAVHTARPVLSAVHLGQTPSKASLSAARAQFPQLAWGSGGATEREDAEAASQEAALQLLTGISVAFTAVAVLNTFAMAALSRRGEYAGLRLLGATARQVRAIAAREAMLTVGAGLFIGVAIAAAVVGTFSAAQDGQWRVIVSPGWYAGMLTGTVLLGLAAAALPTRLVLRTADTPQAGRKE, from the coding sequence ATGATCCGTCTCGCCCTGGTTACCGTGCGTCACCGCTGGTGGGCTTTCGCGGGTACGTTCGCCGGAACGGCGCTCGCCGTGGCATTGGTCGCGGCCTGTGGCACGCTGCTTTTCTCCGCTCTTTCCGCCCCCGCCGGAGCGGACCGCTACGCCTCCGCCGACGCGGTGGTCAGTGCCCAACGGCAGGTGACCGTGCGCGACGGGGACAAGAGCAAGACCCGCCCGCTGCCCGGAGCCCCAGCTCTTCCCGATGGTCTGGAGGGCCGGTTGGCGTCCGTGCCGGGGGTGGCTCAGGTGACGAAGGACGTGTCCTTCTACGCCCAGCCTCTGTCGGCCGACGGAGATCCGGTCGGCGGGGAGGGCGGCGCTCCGGTGATGGGGCACGCATGGTCCTCGGCGGCGCTGACTCCTTTCCGGCTCACCGCCGGCCACGCGCCCGGCACGGGTGACGTGGTCCTTGATGAGGGTCTCGCCCGGCAGGCTTCCGTGCGCCCCGGTGACCAGGTGCGCCTTGCCCTGAGCGAGAAGGTGACCGCCTTCCAGGTCGCCGGGATCGCCACCGCCCAGGACGGGCCGCAGCTGGCCTCGCAGGGTGCGGTGTTCTTCTCTCACCGCGATGCGGCACGGCTCGCCCGGCCGGGCGATTCCGCCGCGCTGGCCCTGCGCTTCACGCCCGGTGCCGACAGCGGCCGGGTGCTTGGCGCGGTGCGCTCCGCCGCGGGGCCGCGCCTGCGGGTCCTCACCGGAGATGAGCGGGTACAGGCCGACGCTCCGGCGGTGCTGGTCAGCTACACGGGCGCGGTGGGGGTGTTCGGCTCCATGGCGGGCATCACCGTTTTCGCCGCGTTGTTCGTCATCGCGGGGACCATCGCTTTCGCTGCCCGCCAGCGGCTGCGCGAGCTGGCTCTGCTGCGGACGCTGGGAGCCACCCCGCGCCAGGTGCGCAGGCTGCTGGGTCTGGAGGCATGGGCGGTCGGGCTGGCCGCTGCGGTGGCCGGTGCCCCTCTTGGGCTGTGGTCGGCCGGATGGCTGGGTAAGGGGTTCGTGGACACGGGTGCGGTGCCCGCCTCGCTGGAGGTACGTGGCGGTGTGCTGCCGTTGCTGATCGCGGCTGGCGCAGGTCTGGTCGTGGCACGGCTGGCGGCGTTCTTCGCCGGGCGGCGGGCGGCACGGATCGCTCCGGCGGAGGCGATGCGCGAGTCGGCCGCGGCACCTGCCGGGGGCGGCCTGGTACGCCTGGTGCTGGGGGCGATTCTGGTGGCGGGCGCGGTGGCCGTGCTGGTGTTCACTCCGATGCGCGGCGGGATCGGTGTGGGCATGGGCTTCATCGCCTGTGCGCTGCTGATCTGCGGCGCCGCTGCCGTGGGCCCCTGGGTGGTACGCGTGGTGTGCACGGTGCTGGCAGGGCTGCTGCCGGGCACGGCCGGTCGGCTGGCGGCCGCCAACGCCCGCCGCTTCCCCCTGCGGGCTGCCGGAGCCGCGCTGCCGCTGGCGCTGATGTTCGCGCTGAACGCGACGATGCTGCTCAACTCCACCCTGCTCGCCGACCTCACCAGTCGGGCGCACACCGACCGGGTTGCCCCCGCGCGCCAGACCCTGACCGCCCCGGGCAGTCCAGGCCTGCCGCTGGACGCCTACCGGGCCGCAGCCCGCATGCCGGGAATCACGGACGTGGACGCCACCTTGCCGATGGAGGTGATGGTCCGCAAGGGCGGCAAACCGCAGCACTACCCCGCCCAGGGCCTGTACCGCGCCGGCCGAGGAGTGCTGGACCTTGAGGTAACGCAGGGTTCGTTGAGCAAACTCGGCGAAGGCGTGGCGGTCAGCACCGATCTGGCTGCCGGGCAGCACTGGCAGGTGGGCGACACCGCGTCCCTGTGGCTGCCGGACGGCACCCGTGTCGCGAAGCCGGTGGTGGCGCTCTATGCCCGCTCGGCCGGCTTCGGCGAGATACTGCTGCCCGGCCGGGTGGCGGCCGTGCACACCGCACGTCCCGTGCTGTCAGCCGTTCACCTCGGCCAGACGCCCAGCAAGGCTTCCCTGTCGGCGGCGCGGGCGCAGTTCCCGCAACTGGCCTGGGGCTCCGGCGGGGCGACCGAACGCGAGGACGCGGAAGCCGCCTCCCAGGAAGCCGCGCTACAGCTGCTGACCGGGATCTCCGTCGCGTTCACGGCCGTCGCCGTGCTCAACACCTTCGCCATGGCGGCCCTGAGCCGGCGCGGCGAGTACGCGGGACTGCGGCTGCTGGGGGCCACCGCCCGTCAGGTGCGGGCGATCGCGGCGCGGGAAGCCATGCTGACCGTGGGTGCCGGTCTGTTCATCGGCGTCGCGATCGCCGCCGCGGTCGTGGGCACGTTCAGCGCCGCCCAGGACGGACAGTGGCGCGTGATCGTCAGCCCCGGCTGGTACGCGGGCATGCTGACCGGCACGGTCCTGCTCGGCCTGGCCGCCGCCGCCCTGCCCACCCGGCTGGTCCTGCGCACCGCGGATACTCCCCAGGCTGGAAGGAAGGAATGA
- a CDS encoding alpha/beta hydrolase produces the protein MRTDVRFPANGPQLAGHLYLPDGVDGPLAAIVVGHPTTGVKEQAPATYATRLVKEGFAVLTFDAAFQGESEGVPRGLEDPFQRAEDFRAAVTYLTTRPEIDPDRIGVMGVCGSGAYAPYAAQTDHRMKAVAGVPGTDVPSFFRGADPEGRQQMVANTGNLRSAEAARPGVGSRYCGRPWCPAGWLLCDR, from the coding sequence ATGAGGACTGACGTCCGCTTCCCGGCCAACGGCCCGCAGCTCGCCGGCCACCTCTACCTCCCCGACGGCGTCGACGGCCCGCTCGCCGCCATCGTCGTCGGCCACCCCACGACCGGAGTCAAGGAGCAGGCGCCGGCGACGTACGCGACACGCCTGGTCAAGGAAGGCTTCGCCGTCCTGACCTTCGACGCCGCCTTCCAGGGCGAATCCGAGGGCGTGCCCCGCGGCCTGGAGGACCCCTTCCAGCGCGCCGAGGACTTCCGCGCGGCGGTCACCTACCTCACCACCCGCCCCGAGATCGACCCAGACCGCATCGGCGTGATGGGCGTGTGCGGCTCCGGCGCCTATGCCCCCTACGCCGCCCAGACCGACCACCGGATGAAGGCTGTAGCCGGTGTGCCCGGGACCGACGTCCCCAGCTTCTTCCGCGGCGCCGACCCCGAGGGCCGGCAGCAGATGGTGGCAAACACCGGAAACCTCCGCAGCGCCGAAGCCGCACGGCCCGGAGTCGGCTCTCGCTACTGCGGCCGTCCCTGGTGCCCTGCTGGCTGGTTGCTGTGTGACCGGTGA
- a CDS encoding sensor histidine kinase, whose translation MFHRTIRALRHLLLGVPAGIGALVTVVAGTTGCLVLAITHLGVPAFLATTATVRRLASLERRRAALVLPVPVPDPYGPIEAGTAAGRARQLAAHPATWRDAAWLACLFPLALVCAVIAVVVLALDLAAFTSPAWAWALPSARRSDPGFATLTTPARQALTALAALILLPPVTWLVRALSTGQARLAAALLAPGRTQRLTERTDRLALTRSRVIDAQAAELRRIERDLHDGAQARIVALGMTLALADRRLKALGPAADTARADLAAARAEVNTALDELRHLVRGIHPPILTDRGLDGALTALFADHPLPVTADIQLPRRLAPALDAAAYFLIAEALTNTAKHAQATSATVKVRTHPDGTVTVTVTDDGHGGADPDGTGISGLRRRIEALDGTLTLTSPPGGPTTVHAEFPCAL comes from the coding sequence ATGTTCCATCGTACGATCCGGGCGCTGCGCCACCTGCTGCTCGGTGTGCCCGCCGGCATCGGGGCGCTGGTGACCGTGGTGGCAGGTACCACCGGATGCCTGGTGCTGGCCATCACCCATCTGGGCGTCCCGGCATTCCTGGCCACCACCGCCACCGTCCGCCGGCTCGCTTCGCTGGAGCGACGCCGCGCCGCGCTGGTGCTTCCCGTTCCCGTCCCAGACCCCTATGGCCCGATCGAGGCTGGCACGGCGGCCGGGCGGGCCCGGCAGCTCGCCGCGCACCCCGCCACCTGGCGGGATGCGGCCTGGCTGGCCTGTCTCTTCCCTCTGGCGCTGGTCTGTGCCGTGATCGCCGTCGTGGTCCTCGCGCTGGACCTGGCGGCCTTCACCTCACCGGCCTGGGCCTGGGCCCTGCCCTCGGCACGCCGCAGCGATCCGGGATTCGCCACGCTGACCACCCCCGCCCGACAGGCCCTGACCGCCCTGGCCGCACTGATCCTGCTGCCCCCCGTCACCTGGCTCGTACGAGCCCTGTCCACCGGGCAGGCCCGACTGGCCGCCGCACTTCTGGCCCCTGGACGCACCCAGCGCCTGACCGAGCGCACCGACCGCCTCGCGCTCACCCGCAGCCGCGTCATCGACGCTCAGGCCGCGGAACTGCGCCGCATCGAACGCGACCTGCACGACGGCGCCCAGGCCCGCATCGTCGCCCTCGGAATGACACTGGCCCTGGCCGACCGGCGCCTCAAAGCCCTCGGCCCAGCCGCCGACACCGCCCGCGCCGATCTCGCCGCCGCCCGCGCCGAGGTGAACACCGCGCTGGACGAGCTGCGCCACCTCGTACGCGGCATCCACCCACCCATCCTCACCGACCGCGGCTTGGACGGAGCCCTCACCGCGCTCTTCGCCGACCACCCCCTACCCGTCACCGCCGACATCCAACTACCCCGCCGCCTGGCCCCAGCCCTGGACGCCGCCGCCTACTTCCTCATCGCCGAAGCCCTCACCAACACCGCGAAACACGCCCAGGCCACCAGCGCCACCGTGAAGGTCCGCACCCATCCCGACGGCACCGTCACCGTCACCGTCACCGACGACGGACACGGCGGCGCCGACCCCGACGGCACAGGCATCTCCGGCCTGCGCCGCCGCATCGAAGCACTCGACGGCACCCTCACCCTCACCAGTCCCCCCGGTGGGCCCACCACCGTGCACGCGGAGTTCCCATGCGCCTTGTAA
- a CDS encoding LuxR C-terminal-related transcriptional regulator: protein MRLVIAEDLLLLRDGLIRLLTATGHQVLAAVDTGPDLIDAVTTHRPDLALVDVRLPPGFRDEGLRAAIEVRSRHTPATPVIILSQYVERTYAAELLADGRGGVGYLLKDRVTDIDAFLDALDRVAAGGTALDPEVVAQIFARNSQNTGLARLTPREHEVLALMAQGLSNSAIADRLVLAPVSVEKHIGNLLAKLDLPATGNTHRRVQAVLTYLNT from the coding sequence ATGCGCCTTGTAATCGCCGAAGATCTGCTCTTGTTGCGCGACGGGCTCATCCGCCTGCTGACCGCCACCGGCCACCAGGTCCTGGCCGCCGTCGACACCGGCCCCGACCTCATCGACGCCGTCACCACTCACCGCCCCGACCTCGCCCTGGTCGACGTCCGCCTGCCACCCGGCTTCCGCGACGAAGGACTGCGCGCCGCGATCGAAGTCCGCTCCCGCCATACCCCGGCCACCCCGGTGATCATCCTGTCCCAGTACGTGGAACGCACCTACGCCGCGGAACTGCTGGCCGACGGCCGCGGCGGCGTCGGCTACCTCCTCAAAGACCGCGTCACCGACATCGACGCCTTCCTCGACGCCCTCGACCGCGTCGCCGCCGGCGGCACCGCCCTGGACCCCGAAGTCGTCGCCCAGATCTTCGCCCGCAACAGCCAGAACACCGGCCTCGCCCGCCTCACCCCCCGGGAACACGAAGTCCTCGCCCTCATGGCCCAGGGGCTGTCCAACTCCGCCATCGCCGACCGCCTCGTCCTCGCCCCGGTCTCCGTTGAGAAGCACATCGGCAACCTCCTCGCCAAACTCGACCTCCCCGCCACCGGCAACACCCACCGCCGCGTCCAAGCCGTCCTCACCTACCTCAACACCTGA